The Nostoc sp. 'Lobaria pulmonaria (5183) cyanobiont' genome window below encodes:
- a CDS encoding TspO/MBR family protein has translation MNQSNNSGIVEQFVNTVMGVKPGNKQQYLNTSIATTQELDIRAGLVYILGTTLQILVMIIVLLGMEKLVFFIDNNSDFASWFSTLLTGLFFALLSIRSRIFSLLDNTRSRQTYDQVIRPRWSPPPLVFPIVWMIIAVLRVISSVLVWQQMNHHFLVLPLILFVVHLALGDTWNTIFTVERRLGAAVPVVILGPWLSAVVVTAIYWQTNPIAGMTLSFSCVWLTVAVVLVFRIWQLNGSEPLYPLKLTPVDK, from the coding sequence ATGAATCAATCCAATAATAGTGGAATAGTTGAACAGTTCGTTAATACAGTGATGGGGGTAAAACCTGGGAATAAACAACAGTATCTAAACACATCAATAGCTACTACACAAGAACTAGATATCAGAGCAGGTTTAGTTTATATACTAGGGACTACCCTACAAATCTTAGTGATGATTATCGTGTTATTAGGAATGGAAAAGTTAGTGTTTTTCATTGATAATAATTCTGATTTTGCCAGTTGGTTTAGTACTTTATTAACTGGATTATTTTTTGCTCTATTAAGTATCCGTTCTCGAATTTTTTCTCTTTTAGATAATACCCGTTCTCGTCAGACCTATGACCAGGTAATCAGACCAAGATGGTCTCCTCCACCTTTAGTATTTCCCATAGTTTGGATGATAATTGCTGTTTTGCGGGTAATTTCTTCTGTATTGGTTTGGCAGCAAATGAATCACCATTTTTTAGTGTTGCCTTTAATTTTGTTTGTGGTACATTTGGCTTTAGGGGATACTTGGAATACGATTTTTACTGTAGAACGGAGATTAGGTGCTGCTGTACCTGTAGTTATTTTAGGCCCTTGGTTATCTGCTGTAGTGGTGACGGCAATTTATTGGCAAACTAATCCTATAGCAGGAATGACTTTATCATTTTCTTGTGTGTGGTTAACTGTAGCTGTTGTATTGGTATTTAGAATTTGGCAATTAAATGGATCTGAGCCATTGTATCCTTTAAAACTAACACCTGTGGATAAATAA
- a CDS encoding aromatic ring-hydroxylating dioxygenase subunit alpha yields the protein MSILMVQDQILLNDWHVIARSQDLQPGTVLQKRLLGSNIVLWHNGDKVLAWQDVCPHRGARLSLGYVNKETLVCPYHGLAFNSEGKCVLVPANPEQSPPTQACVKTYQVQERYDLLWVCLGTPKQDIAPFSEWYDPVYQKIFCGPYYYHSSPLRVLENFIDPAHFPIMHSGLFAHASRPELTHYELEPLPDGISFKCGLWELDFNSGNPLSAPLIFNTYDYRIFRPLVAYFKLGPGDHRLNIFYTITPVDEDECVVQYWLMVNSVREVKVEVYLDIQNQVASQDIAIVESQQPRRLPLDLQAEVHLPSDRYSIAYRKWLKQQGVTFGTI from the coding sequence GTGTCGATACTCATGGTGCAAGACCAGATTTTGCTGAATGATTGGCATGTAATAGCGCGATCGCAAGACCTCCAACCTGGAACAGTCCTGCAAAAGCGCTTATTAGGCTCAAACATAGTGCTTTGGCATAATGGCGACAAAGTTTTAGCTTGGCAAGACGTTTGCCCTCATCGTGGTGCTCGTCTTTCTCTAGGATATGTTAATAAAGAGACTCTTGTTTGTCCTTACCACGGTTTAGCCTTTAATAGCGAGGGAAAATGTGTACTAGTTCCGGCTAATCCCGAACAATCGCCCCCCACACAAGCTTGTGTTAAAACTTACCAAGTTCAAGAACGTTACGATCTGCTGTGGGTTTGTTTAGGGACACCAAAACAAGACATAGCTCCGTTTTCTGAATGGTACGATCCGGTGTATCAAAAGATTTTCTGTGGCCCTTACTACTATCACTCTAGCCCTTTGCGGGTGCTAGAAAATTTCATCGATCCGGCACACTTCCCAATTATGCATTCGGGATTATTTGCCCACGCCAGTCGCCCTGAGTTGACGCACTATGAATTAGAGCCTCTTCCAGATGGGATTAGTTTCAAATGTGGTTTGTGGGAACTAGATTTTAATTCCGGTAATCCTCTATCAGCACCACTGATTTTCAACACTTACGATTACCGCATTTTCCGTCCGCTAGTGGCATACTTTAAACTTGGACCTGGAGATCATCGTTTAAATATCTTTTATACAATTACACCAGTTGATGAAGATGAGTGCGTGGTGCAATATTGGTTAATGGTAAACAGTGTCCGTGAAGTAAAAGTGGAAGTGTATCTAGATATTCAAAATCAAGTTGCTAGTCAAGATATTGCCATTGTCGAGTCGCAGCAACCCCGACGCTTACCTTTGGATTTGCAAGCAGAAGTACATTTACCGAGCGATCGCTATTCTATAGCATACCGGAAGTGGCTCAAACAACAGGGTGTTACTTTCGGCACTATTTAG
- a CDS encoding nuclear transport factor 2 family protein: protein MHKSYKFIKAIENKTMERQTPTQIQQDLLIKAYAAFNARHIDSVIALMHSDVEWANGMEGGYVRGHAAVRDYWTRQWSLIDPHVEPQGFQLDESGRIVVHVHQVVQDLDGKLIHEQMVQHIYTIENGLIRQMDIQAL from the coding sequence ATGCATAAGTCCTATAAGTTTATCAAAGCGATAGAAAACAAAACAATGGAGCGGCAAACCCCAACTCAAATACAGCAGGATTTACTGATAAAAGCCTATGCTGCCTTCAACGCCCGTCATATTGATTCCGTTATCGCCTTGATGCACTCTGATGTGGAATGGGCGAATGGTATGGAAGGCGGATATGTTCGCGGCCATGCGGCGGTGCGTGATTATTGGACTCGCCAGTGGAGCTTAATCGATCCTCATGTTGAACCTCAAGGTTTTCAACTTGATGAAAGCGGGCGGATAGTGGTTCATGTTCATCAAGTAGTGCAGGATCTAGATGGAAAGTTGATACACGAGCAAATGGTTCAGCATATTTACACTATCGAGAATGGATTAATCCGACAAATGGATATTCAGGCTTTGTGA